The segment GATTACTGTGTTGATTTAAATACTTATGAAAGCTTtcagacaaaaataaactttcacgTTACCATGATGAAACTGGGGTTGTTTCTGTTCCTCCAACTGAAAGATGGGACGCTGAGCTCGGGGACTCGGCCCCCGTGGTGCACCTCGCAGGCGCTGTGCGTGTGGCCACTGAGAACCAGGCGCGGCTGGAGCCACCACAGCAGCTGACAGTGGCCGAGAAGACAGCAAAGCAGGCTGTTAGCTCATCCTCAACCAGGCTCTCACCGCTCAGCAGACGGCCGCTGGCCATCGCTTCTTTCCTTAAATTACATACTAAATCCTTATTTTGAAGGactggtttatttttttccttaaaaatcctTTGGTTTATTTACACTAAATCAAAGGTAAGGTCAGCCCTTTGTTCTCATCCCagattttatatactttttacggtattttatctttataaatattttatacatttatcttataaatatttcttatatttatatattatgtataatgtaatatgtattatataaatctatataagaaaatgcattttaattttaattaagtcccTAAAAAATTGACTTTTCAGTTCCATTCACATTTCTAAATACATTTAAGTTGGTGAAAAACTCTGAATACAAAGAATAGCTGAGACTATTACTGACTTGAGGGTAGGAAACAGAAGTAggtttactggaaaaaaaaaaagcgattAAATGAAAATCTGAGATACTGTGAAAGCCAGGCCTCCACCCCTGTCCCCCCAGGTGATAACTAAGTCATGAACGTTTCAGCAAACACCtgctctagcctgggcactcTGCTTGTTGACATGCAAGGTGATGAGAGTCACACTGTGACATGAATTAGCATCACGACACCCTGGCAAACCTTTTGTGATGCCTCCCGTGAAAGCACGTCATAGTTCTCCTTAAATGGGATGTCCCTTTCCTCTGCAGGAGCAGCGTCTTCCCCAGAACAGTTAGCATCACTTCTCCGATACAGAGGATAATGCTGTCCGGGGTGGAGAGAGGAGTTCAGGCGGCTATCGTGAAACCACAGGCTGCCTGCTGTCTGCCATGAGCCCTTTCCTCCCCCAGCTCACCTGCAGGAGGACAGGGGCAGACGTGGGCAGCAGAGGCCCAGGTCCACACCGGCTGGAGCCACGTGCCTGCTGGGTACAAGTCAGGCCATTAATCCGCACACCTGACCCTCATCAAAGGGCAAGAAGCGCTAGGGGGCTGAGTGAGCAACCGAAGCGGAGCAACACGGGACAGAAGGCACCTGTGGCATTCAGATGCTCTCCTACCTCTCGGGAGCAGTTCAGTCTGTGAGAAACTTCAATGAGCTCTGCTTCTGTTTCAGAGCAGATGCCACAGCCATCCCCGTTCAGCGCCACGCTGTTGACCATCACAAAGCTGAAGCGGAGGGAAACGCAGGTGAGGCCGCTGGGGGTATCAGTGCTTTCTTTTCCCTACTGTTCCCATGAAAAGAAAGCTAAGCATCCAGTGCAAAGAAACAAGCCCAGAGCAGCTTTCAATCCCACCCAGAATAATttggtgtatttttaaatatgagtcaatattaacaaaaatagcaTTACTGGGAGTTCTGTCTAAGACACGATCGAAGGGTTTTTGACCCTAAACTTGTGAGAAATCCCAGATTACAGAAGCTCTGCAGTTAGACTATGTCTAAGCTCATCCTCCAACCAGAACCTCATCTGTTACAGCGCCTCTTCCATGCAGGGCTAAGAACCCTATGCCCACCCCATCAGCtggttgtgaggattcaatgaaatGACATGGCAGGTGTTTAGAACACAGCCTGCCACTAGAAAGTACTCAGTACGTGTCAGATATTGTGACTAACAGGTAGAGGGAACCACAGAGTGCATCAGtgacatacagacacacacagcaaGTAAGGCAGAGGGTAGGGTGCCGGTTAGAGCTAACTGGGTATGGATAATCCCAAACTAGGGTAATAACAAAGTCCATTGTGGTTAGACTCAgcagccacatttttttaaagactccCACTAAATACGGTTTTATCTCCTACATGCATACCATCTTGGAATGACGAAAGTACCTGTCAGTAAAGACTGCTTGAAATTTAACTCGTTTTAGAGATAAGGAGTGGAGTTATCAAGTGATCAGCAGTATGATAAGCTGTTTGAAGTGTCTTAAACACACACTTAGAGGGAAATAATTCAAACTGTATCATGCTTCTATTATGAGTCAGCAGAGAAAGCCACCTACTAGAGACTCTGCCTTCCTGGCAGAGGGAAAGGTGAGCATTGGTGGTGAAGCCACTGGACAGAAATGACCTCACCTGCAGACCTGCTGTGTCCAAGGTCAACAGAGTGCTGGGCACCCACAGGAAGGacaagattaaaagagaaaaggctTCCACTCCCACCTGTTTTCTCCACCGCGTCTATAATCAGTATAGAGTATAGAGTCCTGTCCACTGTGCTGCAGCCACATACACAGCCCAGAAAGGATGTAGAGATGGGCACTGAGGTGGCCTCGCAGAGCGGGAGCTGCTCATGGTCAGGCTAAGGGTCAGGATGCTCTGGTCTAAAAGCCCAGGCCAATGGAGATGGGTGGCACAGAGCTACAGAGGAACTGTGACACACTTGCCACCAAATCCCATAGTAGTTATGACACCATAACTACGAGAACAGTCTTTGTAACGTGAAATTAGTATATTTTGATCAAATAAAGACTCTTTTACAAAGTGGGCTGATGAAATTTGTGCTACCCAGAGACAGTGCAGACAGAAAGACTATCATTCCCACAGTGGCTGGGCAGAGTCATAAACTGACCGATTCATTATGGGGTTGTCAAGGAAAACCAGGGTGGTTTGAGGTTTCCCATCTATCGGCTCCCATGGTGAGCACCAGCAAGGACAGCCTAAGGCACTGCTGTTTAAAGATCATAAACCAGGCTAAACAGAACGCAGGTAGATGATAGATCCCAGTATGGCAGgcacctttaaaaaatgaagtttccaAGGACTAAAGGTCTTGGAAGAATTTACAAATAATACTCACTTAATGCCTTTCCAAGAAAACAGTCTTTCAGAGCTGAACACTTTCTCAAAGCGTTCTACTTTGTATGTGTTCATCCTATATTCAATTGtgagaagaaacatttttcagGACAAGCCATTTTAGAAACTCCTAGAGTCATCATGAACACAAAATAACTTTCAACACTTGAGTTTCAGACTAGCATTATTAGTTAAGGGCTCTACCTGGCCCCAGGATAGCAAAGCTCAAATTTTAGTTCCACTACTTACTATGAAGCCTGGGGCAAGTTACTCAGCTGCCCAGGGCCTCAGATTCCACATTGGTACCGTAGGTAAAACAACAGGACCATGGTAAAGATTAATGTGTTAATATATGGAAGTAAAGTACTTGAAACAGATGGCACATTATAAGCACTAGAGCACtatataaatgttagctattaaagTCTAAATGATCTTGGTTTTTCGTTCCCAAAGACAATAATTGGCCATTAAATGTACATTTCAAGTTAGATGTTTCCCAAGGGCACATacaattcattcattccacagataTTTGTTGAGGGTGTACTATGCACCAAGTAAAAACCCCTTAAAGAGTTTAATATCCCAGAGCTCACATcttttgaagaaaacaaatttcaagaCAGCACAAATAGGGCTTTCACCTGAATTCCAACAGATTTAGAATTACAGTTAACAAGAGCTCTCAGGGTGCAGGGCTTTTGTGAACTACTTACTCATAATGGAAGCCAATGTCATGGTTTCCAGCAACTACCTTCAGCTGTACATGACTTGGGTGTCTGAACATTTTCTGAAACCGCTCCACATCATCCGCCCAGGCCTGAGGGAAAAAGAATCACTGCTGAGAGCCAGAGAACCATCTCTGCCCTGTGGCTAAAAAAACAGGATccctattttgttttgcttttttttgagacgagtctggctctgtctccaggctgaagtgcagtggtgcgatctctgctcactgcaacctccatctcccacattcaagcgattctcctgcctcagcctctggagtagctgggattacaggcacatgccaccatgcccggctaacttattttgtgtgtgtgtatttttagtagagacagggtttcaccatgttagccaggattgtctcgatctcctgacctcgtgatccgcccgcctcagcctcccaaagtgctgggattacaggtatgagccaacgcacccagccaATGATCCCTATTTTGATGTGAGAAGTGAATGAATTCCCCTGTTCAAATCAGATGCCCATAAAGATGatgtagaactttttttttttttgagatggagtctcgctctgttgcccaggctggagtgcagtggcacgatctcggctcactgcaagctctgcctccggggttcacgccattctcctgcctcagcctcctgagtagctggaactacaggcgcccgccaccacgcccgactaattttttgtatttttagtagagacggggtttcactgtgttagccaggatggtcgcgatctcctgacctcatgatccgcccgcctcggcctcccaaagtgctgggattacaggcgtgagccaccacacttggccataatatgtcttttttaaaattacaattaataCTTACTGTTATTTAATTTGATgccaagtttttgttttattttgttgtttttttgagacagggtctcactatgtcacccaggatggagtgcagtggccatgatcttggctcactggaacctctgcctccagtgttcaagtgattcttatgcctcagtcacctgagtagctgggattacaggcgtgtaccaccatgcccagctaatttttgtatttttagtagacacagggtttcgccatgttggccaggctggtctcgaactcctcacctcaagtgatccacctgcctcagcctcccaaagtgctaggattacaggcataagccaccaagctcagcctaatgccaaatttttaaatggtatcCTCTCCCATCTTAAAACAATAACTGGCAATCCCAAAAAATATTTGGTTCATACACCTATTATTTCAAGATCCCCTGAAGACCATTCATAGACCCTGGTGGAGAAATGCTTCAGATCTGGGCATGCTATAAGAACAGGCTCTGACAAAATGTCCAGTAAGTTCTTCATGTGTCTCAACTAAGACAAGGATGAGAACATCTTTAAAGGTGGCATTCCCCTATGGCTACAACTGTGGAAACCAGAACTAATGAGATgtgggagaaagaaagacaaaaaatacttattgtaaaaaatttttcaaaattattctgaTACTTGCTTTAACTATTAAAACTTCAGAGTTATGTTAGTGTAGTTCTTATTTTATAAAGCTAAAAATATCAATTGTACAAACACCCTAGggtagggaaaaaaaacaaaaaaaacctctattCTAGATAGTAACCAACTTTATCCTAAATGTTGTAAATCTGGCAAAACTTAAGGAAATATGCTGGATAGAGTCCTTGAATACATTTACAAAGATTCCACTTtaacaaataacatttaaagtTAGATGGCtaggtgcggtgcctcacgcctataatcccagcactttgggaggctgaagcaggcggatcacttgaagtcaggagtttgagaccagcctggccaacatgatgaaacctgtctctactaaaaatacaaaaattagctgggtgtggtggcgggtgcctgtaatcccaactactcgaggaggctgaggcaggagaatcacttgaaccagggaggcagaggttgtagtaagctgagatcacgccactgcactccagacttggtgacagagcaagacaccagctgaaaaaaataaaaaaatataaagttagagtaacataaaatcagaataacagacatagaaaaacataaaatgttgcCCTTAATTTGGAAAAGCAACATATCTATCCAACCTCATTTTGTAACTAGTTGTTTTTACATATAACATTTCCACTATCTCACATTTAATTATAGCCTAGATAATAACAAACATTGCAACTCTGTAAACTGGTTCCTATCAACTCTGAAACAAGACTTCTCTTGTGCAGCTATTGAATTGTCCTAGGAAATGCCAGTAaggttttttggatttttgttgtggggttttttttgttttgttttgtttttgtttgggttgtttgtcttccttgatttttatcttgattttttgagacagcgtctcactctgtcacccaggatggaatgcagtggtgcacaGCTgactgtggccttgacctcccaggctcaagcgatcctcccacttcagcctcctgagtagcggcgtgcaccatcacgcctggctgatttttgtattttttgtagaaacagcactaagttgcccaggctggttttgaattcctgggctcaaacgatcctcctgccttggactaggtctggcgcagcggctcacgcctataatcccagcactttgggaggccaaggtgggcagattgcctgagctcaggagttcgagaccagcctgggcaacacagtgaaaccccatctctactaaaatacaaaaaattatcagggcatggtggtgtgtgcctgtaatctcagctactcgagaggttgaggagggagaatcgcttgaacccagaaggcggaggttgcagtgagccaaaatcacaccactgcactgcagcctgggtgacagagtgagactccatcccccatagcaccaaaaagaaaaaaaaaaaaaaaagaaaaagaaaaagaaagggcaggcacggtggctcatgcccgtaatcccagcacattgggaggccgaggtgggcagatcacctgaggtcaggagtttgagaccagcctgaccaacatggagaaaccctgtccctactaaaaatacaaaattagccgggcgtggtgacacaggaaatgcctgtaatcctagcacacaggaggctgaggcaggacaatcgcttgaacctgggaggcagaggttgcagtgagctgagattgcgccattgcactccagcctgggcaacgagtgaaactccatctcaaaaaaaaaaaaaaaatcctcctgccttggccttccaaagtgctggtactacGGGCATGTGATGAAGTTTTTTATACTATACCCCAAATTGAAGATTTTCCAAAAACCATTAGTGACTGAACATTTTTAAGCAGCAAGAACAGCTCATGTCTTCATTCGTTTTGTTCCAAGGATATAATAAGCAAAACACTGTGACAACTAAGGTGAGAAcagcttttctctttggtttGTGGAAAGTCTTATATTACCCCAATACCCAGGCAGGGGTCTCAGCCCCCTCTGAAAGCAGAGGATCCTCACATCAAGTCCCCAGCGCTCCTTCTGCATCTCtcattcagaaaaaagaaaatcagaggagAATAGCAAGTCTCTTTTGCAGCACGATTCTCATAATGTCATGGTTCAATAAGAGTGTGAAATTAAATGTACATTTCAATATGTATTTTGCAATTTCGGTGACAACTGAAATAACATCTATCTTGCCCGTTTCTCCCTTTCCCAAGAGGTTCACAAAACAGTGTATTCCAACTAAATGATATCTGGCTAATCGACATATTTCCTACATAGACAAATGTTTACAATTAGCCAACCTAACTCAAGATTGAGTTGTTCTAATAATCTTAGATAGCCTATGAATTCTAATCATCTTCCAAATAGCCTACGCATTTTTAATATCAGTAGTAAGTACAACTTCCATAAAATCTCCAGCTCAAGCTGACACTGATTCGTGGATTCTCTGGGATACTTGTGCTGGACCTCACAGCAGGATGAGGGCACCTGGAACACAGAGTCCTACCTCAGGGGTGCTCCACTTCCCTTCATCAAAGATATCCCCCAGGATGAAGACGACTTCCGGCTGCAGCAACCACAGAGCTGTCTGGAACGCTCTCTCCATCTGCCATTCCCTTGATGCCAATAGGAAAAAGTAAGGCATCAGTCTCTTTCCTAGGTGGAGGCTACTTCTGTATTATGCACCATTTAAACAGCAAACTAAATGGTTCCACTCTCCTTCTTCCAGAGCCCCACTCTTGCATTcccatccctggcttgaagggCCAAAGAGTCCATATCTGATTAAAGGTGGGGAATTAAGTATCAGAGAAGAGTCCGGCCATCCCTTCCACACACCCCAGACACTGTGGTGTGCAGGAACAGGCCCCACTCTGCACCCTGCAGCCATCACTCGGTCAAGACAGCAACTGGGATCTGAGAGAGCCTAATGCAGCTTCCAAAGATGCTCAATGTAGACTGATTTTGTACCACACAGAGGAGATTATTGTATCTAGCTTAATTTTAGCTTCTTATTAAAGGGACTTCAacttccttctttgcttccaaGTTGGAGGGGAGATGACAAGAGAAATAGGCTAGCTAATATCAAAACAGGAACCAATATCAAAACAGGAAATCCTGGAGATTTCAGACATGCGAGTAATCCTCCCAGAGGTAagacaagcaaatgaaaagagcctggaggctgggtatggtggctcatgcctgtaatcccagcactttgggaggccgaggtgggcagatcataaagttaggagttcaagagcagcctggccaatatcatgaaaccctgtctctactaaaaatacaaaaaaccagccatgcatggtggcatgcgcctgtggtaccagctacttgggaggctgaggcaggagaattgcttgaacccaggaggcggaggttgcagtaagctgagatcatgacactgcactcactccagcctgggtgacagagcgagactccatctcaaaaaaaaaaaaaaaaaaaaaaaacagcctgggATCTGCAATCTGACAGATGATGGCTTAACATCCCAGCTCAATCCATTGAAAAGCTGTGAGGCTTTGAAAAAATTGCCTATTCTGATGCCCAGTGTCTTCATTGGTAAATGgcgattttattttattttatttatttattttttgagatgcagtttcgctcttgttgcccaggctggagtacaatggtgtgatctcggctcaatgcgacctctgcctccccgtttcaaatgattcttccgcctcagcctcccaagtagctgggattacaggcatgtgccaccacacccagctaattttgtatatttagtagagacggggtttctccatgttggtcaggctggtctcgaactcctgacctctggtgatccacccgcctcagcctcccaaaagtgctgggattacaggcatgagccaccacacccggccggccGGTAAATGGGGATTTTAAACCCTACTTGCACAGGATAGTTACAGGGTTAAATAAGACAGCATTTGTAAAGCATGGCacaggcacacagcaggtgctcaaaaatGTCAGTGTTTGCTCAGCCCTCCCCGTCTTCAACCTAACCAAATCCAGCCTATGTCATTTTTCTAAGGAATCCAAAcctttcctcctttttaaggCATTTTCCTGGCTGCTCCTCCTCTACAAAAGGGAAATGCTATGTCCTGGGATATATAAATAGGGgaaagtaggctgggtgcagtgactcacacctgtaatttcaatgctttgggaggccaaggagggaggatcacttgaggccaggagttcaaaaccagcatgggcaacacagcaaaactccatctctacaaaaaagtaaaaattagctgggcgtagtggcacaagcctgttgtcctagctacttgggagactgcagtgagctatgatcctactactgccctccagcctgggcaacagagctagaccccatTTTAATCAGTCAATGTAATTTCTGGTCAGAGGAAGATTTTTAGATCCCAAGTGAACTGAATGGTACACATCACCCCTGAAAGGCTTTTTACCCAAGATCTCTCTCAAAATACATTTCTccgtttttcttattttattttacttttttttttttagagacaggctcttgctctgtcgcccaggctggactgcagtgccatggtcatagctcactggaggCTCAAACTCTGGTGCTCAAAgtagctcaagcgatcctcctgcctcagcctgctgagtcaCTAGGACTACAAGCGGGCATAAAGAGCAAAAATTagctatttttggtttttgtttattgtttttttgtagaaatgaggtcttgccacgttgcccaggctggtctcaaattcctggcctcaagcagttcttcacctccacctcctaaagtgctgggattacaggcgtgaagcactgcacccagcttctCAGTCTCTCTTGATTTAATGTTATTCACCATGGGAAGTAAAAATCTAGAAACAGCAGCAGGAAGAAGGTACAGAAGGCTACTTGGCGAGACCAGACATCAATCAGGATCAATTTGTAAGACCAAGACACTGCAGGCCCCCCACCGGCCCTTCTTGAGCTCATGCCTCCTTTGGTTAAAACTCTTAGTAAAAAGGTATAGCTGCTCTTTCattattcttattctttattcttttttttttttttttttttttttgagatggaatcttgctctgttgcccaggctggagtgcagtggtgcaatctcagctcactgcaacctctgcctcccaggtttaagcgattctcctgcctctgcctccggagtagctgagattacaggcgcccgccatcatgctcagctaatttttctatttttagtagagatggagttgcaccatgttggccaggctggtcttgaactcctgacctcaggtgatccacctgccttggcctcccaaagtgctgggattacaggcgtgagccagtgcacctggcctaaaaataatttgtttaaaaagcttCCTGGTGAAAAAAACAATGGACCATGCAGGGGCAGGTGTGAGTTGGAAAGATAGGACCTGATCCTTCCCCAGGGTGACAGCCACAAATCTGCTCTGCTCCTCTGCTGCCTAGAGGAGGCTGAAACCCAATAGGCTCAAAGTTACACAGCAATGAAGGTGAGATGGGACCACCAACCCACATCTGTGTCCTCCCCTGCCCAGGGGACCAGTCCCAGGCACCAGGCATTGTGTAGCATCTTGTTGTCATTGCGTGGCACATCTTGTGATGTTTCTTGTCTTAATCCAGTTACAAACAAGGAGGCAGGGGCTCAGAGGGGCCCTAacaacttgtccaaagtcacaaagcGATGTGGCCCAGATCTGACTCCCAAATTATGGGGCCCTGTATATATCCTCAGTAAATGGTAAATTCAAGGAAAAGTCAAATGTCCCTAAATGTCCTCCTTTGAGAGGAAAATAACTAAGAGTAACCTAAAGCCATAAGCCTTGCCTATGAGGAGAGGGCTATACCGTTTTGCCTACAGAATTTTAGAAAGATTCCTGATTTTACCTCTTACCTTCGTAATTTGTCCAGCCAGTGGCCTAGGAATTCCCCAAGCAAATGGGTGTCAGCCAAAAACATGGCTTTGAGCACAGGCTCACGTGTGGTCTGTTCACCATCAGAGGCTGTGGTTTTCACTTCAGGCCAATTACACTGAAAGATCGCTAAGTAATagattaaaaattcacaaaatagaAGCACAGCAAAGACAACAGCTATGAGTTTCAACAGCAATGAACTCTTCCTCTTTAATGGATGAAAATTCTGTCTTCCAAACCCCAATTCGATCATCGCCATTTCTCAAGCAACAACAAATCCATCAAGGGTTCACCACGAGAAAACTGCAGAGCCCTGGGGAGGGTGATGGCATTCAGGTCTTAGCTGGGCACCTacgggaaaaggaaaagaattcagttATGTTCCCTAATAATACAGGTATCACGACCTCCCTCTATT is part of the Homo sapiens chromosome 18, GRCh38.p14 Primary Assembly genome and harbors:
- the MPPE1 gene encoding metallophosphoesterase 1 isoform X8, whose protein sequence is MAMIELGFGRQNFHPLKRKSSLLLKLIAVVFAVLLFCEFLIYYLAIFQCNWPEVKTTASDGEQTTREPVLKAMFLADTHLLGEFLGHWLDKLRREWQMERAFQTALWLLQPEVVFILGDIFDEGKWSTPEAWADDVERFQKMFRHPSHVQLKVVAGNHDIGFHYEMNTYKVERFEKVFSSERLFSWKGINFVMVNSVALNGDGCGICSETEAELIEVSHRLNCSREQARGSSRCGPGPLLPTSAPVLLQHYPLYRRSDANCSGEDAAPAEERDIPFKENYDVLSREASQKVCQGVVMLIHVTV
- the MPPE1 gene encoding metallophosphoesterase 1 isoform X2; the protein is MAMIELGFGRQNFHPLKRKSSLLLKLIAVVFAVLLFCEFLIYYLAIFQCNWPEVKTTASDGEQTTREPVLKAMFLADTHLLGEFLGHWLDKLRREWQMERAFQTALWLLQPEVVFILGDIFDEGKWSTPEAWADDVERFQKMFRHPSHVQLKVVAGNHDIGFHYEMNTYKVERFEKVFSSERLFSWKGINFVMVNSVALNGDGCGICSETEAELIEVSHRLNCSREARGSSRCGPGPLLPTSAPVLLQHYPLYRRSDANCSGEDAAPAEERDIPFKENYDVLSREASQKLLWWLQPRLVLSGHTHSACEVHHGGRVPELSVPSFSWRNRNNPSFIMGSITPTDYTLSKCYLPREDVVLIIYCGVVGFLVVLTLTHFGLLASPFLSGLNLLGKRKTR
- the MPPE1 gene encoding metallophosphoesterase 1 isoform X9, producing the protein MAMIELGFGRQNFHPLKRKSSLLLKLIAVVFAVLLFCEFLIYYLAIFQCNWPEVKTTASDGEQTTREPVLKAMFLADTHLLGEFLGHWLDKLRREWQMERAFQTALWLLQPEVVFILGDIFDEGKWSTPEAWADDVERFQKMFRHPSHVQLKVVAGNHDIGFHYEMNTYKVERFEKVFSSERLFSWKGINFVMVNSVALNGDGCGICSETEAELIEVSHRLNCSREQARGSSRCGPGPLLPTSAPVLLQHYPLYRRSDANCSGEDAAPAEERDIPFKENYDVLSREASQKERSDGQRPSAER
- the MPPE1 gene encoding metallophosphoesterase 1 isoform X5; translation: MAMIELGFGRQNFHPLKRKSSLLLKLIAVVFAVLLFCEFLIYYLAIFQCNWPEVKTTASDGEQTTREPVLKAMFLADTHLLGEFLGHWLDKLRREWQMERAFQTALWLLQPEVVFILGDIFDEGKWSTPEAWADDVERFQKMFRHPSHVQLKVVAGNHDIGFHYEMNTYKVERFEKVFSSERLFSWKGINFVMVNSVALNGDGCGICSETEAELIEVSHRLNCSREARGSSRCGPGPLLPTSAPVLLQHYPLYRRSDANCSGEDAAPAEERDIPFKENYDVLSREASQKLLWWLQPRLVLSGHTHSACEVHHGGRVPELSVPSFSWRNRNNPSFIMGTDA
- the MPPE1 gene encoding metallophosphoesterase 1 isoform X4, giving the protein MAMIELGFGRQNFHPLKRKSSLLLKLIAVVFAVLLFCEFLIYYLAIFQCNWPEVKTTASDGEQTTREPVLKAMFLADTHLLGEFLGHWLDKLRREWQMERAFQTALWLLQPEVVFILGDIFDEGKWSTPEAWADDVERFQKMFRHPSHVQLKVVAGNHDIGFHYEMNTYKVERFEKVFSSERLFSWKGINFVMVNSVALNGDGCGICSETEAELIEVSHRLNCSREQARGSSRCGPGPLLPTSAPVLLQHYPLYRRSDANCSGEDAAPAEERDIPFKENYDVLSREASQKLLWWLQPRLVLSGHTHSACEVHHGGRVPELSVPSFSWRNRNNPSFIMGTDA
- the MPPE1 gene encoding metallophosphoesterase 1 isoform X7, with the protein product MAMIELGFGRQNFHPLKRKSSLLLKLIAVVFAVLLFCEFLIYYLAIFQCNWPEVKTTASDGEQTTREPVLKAMFLADTHLLGEFLGHWLDKLRREWQMERAFQTALWLLQPEVVFILGDIFDEGKWSTPEAWADDVERFQKMFRHPSHVQLKVVAGNHDIGFHYEMNTYKVERFEKVFSSERLFSWKGINFVMVNSVALNGDGCGICSETEAELIEVSHRLNCSREHYPLYRRSDANCSGEDAAPAEERDIPFKENYDVLSREASQKLLWWLQPRLVLSGHTHSACEVHHGGRVPELSVPSFSWRNRNNPSFIMGTDA
- the MPPE1 gene encoding metallophosphoesterase 1 isoform X10, with product MAMIELGFGRQNFHPLKRKSSLLLKLIAVVFAVLLFCEFLIYYLAIFQCNWPEVKTTASDGEQTTREPVLKAMFLADTHLLGEFLGHWLDKLRREWQMERAFQTALWLLQPEVVFILGDIFDEGKWSTPEAWADDVERFQKMFRHPSHVQLKVVAGNHDIGFHYEMNTYKVERFEKVFSSERLFSWKGINFVMVNSVALNGDGCGICSETEAELIEVSHRLNCSRELLWWLQPRLVLSGHTHSACEVHHGGRVPELSVPSFSWRNRNNPSFIMGTDA
- the MPPE1 gene encoding metallophosphoesterase 1 isoform X3, whose product is MAMIELGFGRQNFHPLKRKSSLLLKLIAVVFAVLLFCEFLIYYLAIFQCNWPEVKTTASDGEQTTREPVLKAMFLADTHLLGEFLGHWLDKLRREWQMERAFQTALWLLQPEVVFILGDIFDEGKWSTPEAWADDVERFQKMFRHPSHVQLKVVAGNHDIGFHYEMNTYKVERFEKVFSSERLFSWKGINFVMVNSVALNGDGCGICSETEAELIEVSHRLNCSREHYPLYRRSDANCSGEDAAPAEERDIPFKENYDVLSREASQKLLWWLQPRLVLSGHTHSACEVHHGGRVPELSVPSFSWRNRNNPSFIMGSITPTDYTLSKCYLPREDVVLIIYCGVVGFLVVLTLTHFGLLASPFLSGLNLLGKRKTR
- the MPPE1 gene encoding metallophosphoesterase 1 isoform X6, whose product is MAMIELGFGRQNFHPLKRKSSLLLKLIAVVFAVLLFCEFLIYYLAIFQCNWPEVKTTASDGEQTTREPVLKAMFLADTHLLGEFLGHWLDKLRREWQMERAFQTALWLLQPEVVFILGDIFDEGKWSTPEAWADDVERFQKMFRHPSHVQLKVVAGNHDIGFHYEMNTYKVERFEKVFSSERLFSWKGINFVMVNSVALNGDGCGICSETEAELIEVSHRLNCSRELLWWLQPRLVLSGHTHSACEVHHGGRVPELSVPSFSWRNRNNPSFIMGSITPTDYTLSKCYLPREDVVLIIYCGVVGFLVVLTLTHFGLLASPFLSGLNLLGKRKTR
- the MPPE1 gene encoding metallophosphoesterase 1 isoform X1, producing the protein MAMIELGFGRQNFHPLKRKSSLLLKLIAVVFAVLLFCEFLIYYLAIFQCNWPEVKTTASDGEQTTREPVLKAMFLADTHLLGEFLGHWLDKLRREWQMERAFQTALWLLQPEVVFILGDIFDEGKWSTPEAWADDVERFQKMFRHPSHVQLKVVAGNHDIGFHYEMNTYKVERFEKVFSSERLFSWKGINFVMVNSVALNGDGCGICSETEAELIEVSHRLNCSREQARGSSRCGPGPLLPTSAPVLLQHYPLYRRSDANCSGEDAAPAEERDIPFKENYDVLSREASQKLLWWLQPRLVLSGHTHSACEVHHGGRVPELSVPSFSWRNRNNPSFIMGSITPTDYTLSKCYLPREDVVLIIYCGVVGFLVVLTLTHFGLLASPFLSGLNLLGKRKTR